In Myxococcus guangdongensis, one genomic interval encodes:
- a CDS encoding tetratricopeptide repeat protein — MTKAGVLVLQLLTAQTSQPDAAALERTAAVESARLRASPDDADALYRLGTAFLALNKPKKAVEPLTKLVELEPELVPPRLALGRALRLAGDAEKARTLLDQAIAAFPEDATLRSERGLLARVLDETDVAISQYSVAVELSPQDAELRFNLGEALQRANRTDDAIEAYREALKLNGQLNVARINLGKALAEKGLNGEAKATLREATREKLGDAEAHYNLGVILLRENDLDGAIGEYQRAIAADPKHARAQNNLGVALNEKGDPRKATDAFIKAIAADPKYAEAHFNLGLAYYQLGDNVRATKAFEKALVLEPRRASGPYTQLGHLYLEQGKKKQAVEAFKKAIEKSTDDGKKTTEAYQGLARAYLSLGKADEAVATLKTAVEAFPKDAAARAGYGEALKAKGDLDGAIAEYEECVTLSPTVENRLALADTYAKKRVAAKAQPLFLGVLKEDPNHRAAKLGLADLLMAMGDYPGAETYLRPKEGEEADTAALARLGIVHSRRGRPELAVTELEAVVAKDPAQIEARAELGFLYLRGGDGAKARKVLSDALAVEPRNALTLLYLGHALYQQGNTKDAEKSFRGSSQVDPTFAEPHNALGQLLEATKRVDEAKQEYQTALKLQPNHEDAQLALKRLGGGASAKAE; from the coding sequence ATGACGAAAGCCGGCGTCCTAGTCCTCCAGCTGCTCACCGCCCAGACGTCCCAACCCGACGCGGCGGCGCTCGAGCGCACCGCGGCGGTGGAGAGCGCCCGGTTGCGCGCGTCCCCGGACGACGCCGACGCCCTCTACCGGCTGGGCACGGCCTTCCTCGCGCTGAACAAGCCGAAGAAGGCGGTGGAGCCGCTGACGAAGCTGGTGGAGTTGGAGCCGGAGCTGGTGCCGCCGAGGCTGGCCCTGGGCCGCGCACTCAGGCTGGCCGGCGACGCGGAGAAGGCGCGCACGCTGCTGGACCAGGCCATCGCGGCCTTCCCCGAGGACGCGACGCTGCGCTCGGAGCGCGGGTTGCTGGCGCGGGTGCTGGACGAGACGGACGTGGCCATCAGCCAGTACTCGGTGGCGGTGGAGCTGTCGCCCCAGGACGCGGAGCTGCGCTTCAACCTGGGCGAGGCGCTCCAGCGCGCCAACCGCACGGACGACGCCATCGAGGCGTACCGTGAGGCGCTGAAGCTCAACGGTCAGCTGAACGTCGCGCGCATCAACCTGGGCAAGGCGCTGGCGGAGAAGGGGCTCAACGGCGAGGCGAAGGCGACCTTGCGCGAGGCGACCCGCGAGAAGCTGGGCGACGCGGAGGCGCACTACAACCTGGGCGTCATCCTGCTGCGCGAGAACGATTTGGATGGCGCCATCGGGGAGTACCAGCGCGCCATCGCGGCGGACCCGAAGCACGCGCGTGCGCAGAACAACCTGGGCGTGGCGCTCAACGAGAAGGGCGACCCGCGCAAGGCCACCGACGCGTTCATCAAGGCCATCGCGGCGGACCCGAAGTACGCGGAGGCGCACTTCAACCTGGGGCTCGCGTACTACCAGCTGGGCGACAACGTGCGCGCCACCAAGGCCTTCGAGAAGGCGCTGGTGCTGGAGCCGCGTCGGGCCAGTGGTCCGTACACGCAGCTGGGCCACCTGTACCTGGAGCAGGGCAAGAAGAAGCAGGCGGTGGAGGCGTTCAAGAAGGCCATCGAGAAGAGCACCGACGACGGGAAGAAGACGACGGAGGCGTATCAGGGCCTCGCCCGGGCGTACCTCTCGCTGGGCAAGGCGGACGAGGCGGTGGCCACGCTGAAGACGGCGGTGGAGGCGTTCCCCAAGGACGCGGCGGCGCGCGCGGGTTACGGCGAGGCGCTGAAGGCCAAGGGGGACCTGGACGGCGCCATCGCGGAGTACGAGGAGTGCGTCACCCTGTCGCCGACGGTGGAGAACCGGCTGGCGCTGGCGGACACGTACGCGAAGAAGCGCGTGGCGGCGAAGGCGCAGCCCTTGTTCCTGGGCGTGTTGAAGGAGGACCCGAACCACCGCGCGGCGAAGCTGGGGCTGGCGGACCTGCTGATGGCGATGGGGGACTACCCCGGCGCGGAGACGTACCTGCGCCCGAAGGAGGGCGAGGAGGCCGACACGGCGGCGCTGGCGCGGCTGGGCATCGTCCACTCGCGGCGTGGGCGGCCGGAGCTGGCGGTGACGGAGCTGGAGGCGGTGGTGGCCAAGGACCCGGCGCAGATCGAAGCGCGCGCGGAGCTGGGCTTCCTGTACTTGCGTGGTGGTGATGGGGCGAAGGCGCGCAAGGTGTTGAGTGACGCGCTGGCGGTGGAGCCCCGCAACGCGCTGACGTTGCTGTACCTGGGCCATGCGCTGTACCAGCAGGGCAACACGAAGGACGCGGAGAAGTCCTTCCGGGGCTCCTCACAGGTGGACCCGACGTTCGCCGAGCCGCACAACGCCCTGGGACAGCTGCTCGAGGCGACCAAGCGCGTGGACGAGGCGAAGCAGGAGTACCAGACGGCGCTGAAGCTCCAGCCGAATCACGAGGACGCGCAGCTCGCCCTGAAGCGGCTGGGCGGGGGTGCGTCCGCGAAGGCGGAGTAG
- a CDS encoding EamA family transporter, with amino-acid sequence MQTAALVLVLLSAFLHASWNAMLKRHPNPEAGVVGVITVATVGGGLWSLGMQGEAFPTMRGLMWALCAGACESVYLVALARALHRAPLGLAYTVSRGGAMLLVWPVSVLLLAERVSVWSLTGALVLGAGLAVMHASRPQGRAAAGVAWAALSAVAIAGYHLSYKLALAERAQPPALFTTGLLIALPVLMVERGRQLGWVELLRQAWSRPWLVLVGGTISMLSFSLLLTALSDSGAGVVLTLRNTSIAFALLLAAFQGERLGHRQLSGAVLVSVGAVLLGIPA; translated from the coding sequence TTGCAGACCGCTGCCCTGGTGTTGGTGTTGCTGTCGGCGTTCCTCCACGCGTCGTGGAACGCGATGCTCAAGCGGCATCCGAATCCCGAGGCGGGAGTGGTGGGGGTCATCACCGTGGCGACGGTGGGCGGAGGACTGTGGTCGCTCGGGATGCAGGGCGAGGCGTTCCCGACGATGCGCGGGTTGATGTGGGCGCTGTGCGCGGGCGCGTGCGAGAGCGTCTACCTGGTGGCGCTCGCGCGAGCACTGCACCGAGCACCGCTGGGCCTCGCGTACACCGTGTCGCGCGGTGGGGCGATGTTGCTGGTCTGGCCGGTGTCGGTGCTGCTGCTGGCGGAGCGCGTGTCCGTGTGGTCGCTGACGGGTGCGTTGGTGCTGGGCGCGGGGCTGGCGGTGATGCACGCGTCGCGTCCCCAGGGGCGCGCGGCAGCGGGCGTCGCGTGGGCGGCGCTGTCGGCGGTGGCGATCGCGGGCTACCACCTGAGCTACAAGCTGGCGCTGGCGGAGCGCGCGCAGCCGCCCGCCCTGTTCACCACGGGCCTGCTCATCGCGCTCCCGGTGCTGATGGTGGAGCGTGGGCGACAGCTGGGCTGGGTGGAACTCCTGCGACAGGCGTGGAGCCGACCCTGGCTGGTGCTCGTCGGAGGCACCATCAGCATGCTGTCCTTCTCGCTGCTGCTGACGGCGTTGAGTGACAGTGGGGCAGGGGTGGTGCTCACGCTGCGCAACACCTCCATCGCCTTCGCGCTGCTGCTCGCCGCGTTCCAGGGAGAGCGGCTCGGACACCGTCAGCTCTCGGGCGCGGTGCTCGTGTCCGTGGGCGCGGTGCTGCTCGGTATCCCGGCGTGA